From the genome of Clavibacter nebraskensis NCPPB 2581:
GCGCGTGCGGGATCCCGCGCTCGGCGAGGAGGTCACCGAGCGCGTGCATCGTCGTGGTCTTGCCCGCGCCGACGGTCCCGGTGAGGATCACGGCGTCCGTCATCGCATCTCAGCTGCCGCCCGTGACGAGGTCGCACTCCAGCTCGTCCGCCGCCGCCGCGACGACCTCGAAGGAGGCGGCGCCCGCGCGGATCGTCACCGTCGACATGCCGACCCAGCGCGGGTGCGGCTCGGCGGTCGTGCTCGAGATGGCGTGAAGGAGGATCCGGAGGCGGTCGATGGAGAGCGTCGCGGTGCGGCGGCGGATGACCTGGTCGCGGCGGGTGAGGATCAGCAGCTCGCGCGGCGAGCACGCGGCGACCGCGCCGGCGAGGCTCATCGGACGGAGGCGCTGCAGCGCGCCCAGGAGGCCGTCGGCGGTGGGCACGAGCGGCGTGCGCGGGCGCGACGACAGGTAGCGGAGCTGCGGATCCCGGGAGGCCAGGTCCCAGTACGCCGCCGCGACGCCGGCCTCGTCGTGCCCGACGTCGATGCGCGGGGTCGCCCGCGGGGTCCGCGTCGGGCAGGAGCTCGGCACGCCGGCGGACTCGGCCGCGAGCGTCATCAGCAGCTCGGTCAGGTCCACGACCACGTCGGCGGATGCGCCGTTGAACGGGATCCGGAGGGCCTGGCCGTCGGCCGTGTGCACCGTGAGCAGGCCGTCGAGGAGGTCGACGCGATCGCGGACGGCGACGAGGTCGGCGAAGGGGATGCGCCGGGCGGTGAACGCGGATCCGACGCGCGAGAGCACCTCCAGGTCGCGGTCGCCGACGACGAGGAGGTGGTCGTACAGGTCCATCGACGGGTCGGTGTCGCGGCGCGGGATGTCGCGCGGCACCTTGAGCACGAGACGTGCGGCGAACGGATCGACGCCGTGCGGGCGGTAGAGGCGGGGGATCTCGTCGGCGGTGCGGACGGTGTCGATCCACGGGCCGAAGGCGTCGTGCTCGGCGGTTCTGGCGTGCGAGGTCACCCCGCGAACGTATACCGCGCTCCGGCGCCCGCGGCAGGGGCATGCGACCCCTCTCCGGGGCGGTCGCCCGTGTGCTACGGCAGCGGCCGCGTCAGCCCTCGATCAGGTCGCGCTCGGGCGGCACGGAGGTCCACAGCCCGACGACCCGACGTGCCAGCGCCTCCTCGAGCCCGCCGAGCGCCTTGACGACGAAGATCGTGGTGCGCGCGGGGGATCCGGCCTTGGAGAACCCGCGGTCGACGGCGCGCACCCACGTCTCGGCGGCGATCTTCGCGGTCGAGTAGTTGGCGCCGCCCGGGTACGGGCGCTGCACGGCGGTGGAGGAGACGATCGCGAGGCGGCCGGCGTCGGACGACTGCAGGTCGGCGTCGAACGCGCGCGTGGTGTTGCGGAGCGTGGTGACGAGGCGCTCGTGCAGGAAGTCCCAGTCGTCGTCGGTCTGGCCCTCGAGGCCGTTGCCGCCGCGCCAGCCGCCGACGAGGTGGATCAGGCCGTCGACGCCGCCGAGGTCGGCCCGGATCCGCGCGGCCAGGTCCACGACGGCCGCGTGGTCGGCGAGGTCGCACACCTCGCGGCGCTCGGCGTCGACGTCCGCGAGCCGTCCGGCGTCTGTGCCGACCGCGACGACGCGCGCGCCCGCCGCCGTGAGCTCGGCGCACACGGCCCGGCCCGCGGCGCTCGACGCGCCCGCGACCACGACCACGCGGCCGTCGACGCTCACGCGGCCTGCCCCGTGATCCCCGCGGTCGAGGAGATGACGTCGCGCATCTTCTTCTCCAGCGCCTCGAAGAACATGCTGAGCGGGAACTCGTCGTCGAGCACGAGGTCGGTGAGGCCCTTCGGCGGACCGTCGAGCGGCAGCGCGTCCGGCCCCTTCGCCCAGGTGGACGCGGGGTGCGGCGTGACCGTCTCGGTGACCATCGCGTAGGCGGCCAGCCAGTGCGCGGTCTTCGGCCGGTCGATCGAGCGCCAGTAGAGGTCGTTCACCCGGTCGGCGAGCGCCACGACCACGTCGGCGACGTCGTCCCAGTCGATCGTGAGGCGCGTGTCGGTCCAGTGCAGCACGTGGTGCTGGTGCAGCCAGGCGAACAGCAGCTGGCCGCCGAGGCCGTCGTAGTTGCGGACGCGGGAGCCGGTGATCGCGAACCGGAAGATGCGGTCGAAGATCACGGCGTGCTGCACCATGCCGGCGCGCTCGAGGAGGGCGTCGTCGGCGGCGGTGCGCTCGGCGGGATCCACCGCGGCGAGCCGGCGCTGGATGCGGACGGCCTCGCGGAACGCGGTGAGGTCGCAGCGCAGCTCCTCGATCGAGTAGAGGAAGAACGGCATCCGCTGCTTGATCATGAACGGGTCGAACGGCAGGTCGCCGCGCATGTGCGTGCGGTCGTGGATGAGGTCCCACATCACGAAGGTCTCCTCCGCGAGCCGCTGGTCGTCCAGCAGGCGCCGCGCGTCCTCCGGCAGCTCGAGCTTCGTGACCTCGGCGGCGTGGCGCACCACGCGGCGGAAGCGGGCGGCCTCGCGGTCGGCGAAGATCGCGCCCCAGGTGAAGGTCGGCACCTCGCGCATGGCGACCGTCTCGGGGAAGAGCACGGCCGAGTTGGTGTCGTAGCCGGGCGTGAAGTCGACGAAGCGGATGGGGACGAACAGCGCGTTGCCGTAGTCGCCCGCCTCCAGCTCGGCGACGAACTTGGGCCAGACGACCTCGATGAGCACGGCCTCGACGAGGCGGCTGGCGCTGCCGTTCTGCGTGGTCATCGGGAAGACCACGAGGTGCCGGATCCCGTCCACGCGGTCGCGCTGCGGCTGGAACGCGGTGAGGGCGTCGAGGAAGTCGGGGACGCCGAGGCCCTGGTCGACCCAGCGGGCGAAGTCGACGTCGAGGGCTGCGAGGTAGGCGGCGTCGTGCGGGAAGAGCGGGGCGAGCGCGCGCACGGAGTCGCGGATCACCGTGATGAGCCGGGCGGCCTCCGCGTGGTGCGCGGCCTCGGGGATCGACCCGTCCTTGGCCTGCATCGGCTGGAGCGCGACGGCGGCGTCCTTGAGGGCGAGCCAGGCGGGGGAGGAGGCGACGGTGCTCGCGTCCTCGACGACCTCGGGCTCGCCGATGACGGCTGCGGGGGCTGCGGCGCTGGACATGGATCGACCTCCGATCGTGCGGGTGCGTGCGGTCCCTCCACCGTATCCGCGGGATCGGCGTCGCATCCTGTCCCGCGAGCGGGTTCCGCGCGTGGATCCCGCCGCGCACGCAGCATCCGTGCGTGGGCGGCAGGGGCTACGCCTCGTCGTCGTCCGGCACGGGAGTCGTCGTCCCCGTCTCGTGGTCGCGGCGCAGCACCGCGTAGCCGACGGAGGCGCGCGGCTCGCCGCCCGCGACGGGCCAGCCGTCGCGGTAGTGCGCCTCCTTCACGAAGCCCGCGCGCACGAGCACCCGGCGCATCGCCCGGTTGTCGTCGCGGGTCTGCGCCTCGAAGCGCGTGACGTGGGGGTACGTGCGGAACACGTGCGCGGTCAGCGCGCGCACCACGGGCGCGCCGAGCCCCCGGCCGCGCCAGGCCTCGGCGAGGCGCAGGTCGAGCAGCACCCCCGGATCCTCGAGGTCGTCGAGCACCGCGAGGCCCACGCGGCCGTGCCCCTCCACGTCGATCCAGAGCGCCGCGTGCGCGGGCCCCGCGAAGTCGCCGTCCGCGATGCGCGCGTCGACCTCCGCCGCGGTGGGCCGCGGGCGCATGTGGAAGGGGAACGCGTTCCCGGTGAGGAACGCGCGGATCCCATCGACCTCGGCGTCCACGTCGACGGGCACGAGGCGCACCTCCGGCGTCGCGGCGGCGTCGGCGGTGTCGGTCGGGGAGGTCGAGGTCATGGGGGTCTCCTGTCGGCGTCGGCGGTGCGGCCCTCCACAGGCGCGGATGAACAGCGGGTGAACCCGGCTGTCCTCCGTAGAGGGGACAGGCGGGCAGGGCGCAAGCTCGTCGCCGTGGATCCCTTCATTCTCCTCGTGCTCGTCGTCATCACGGCGCTCGCCTTCGACTTCACCAACGGCTTCCACGACACGGCGAACGCGATGGCCACATCCATCGCGACCGGCGCGTTGAAGCCCAAGGTCGCGGTCACGCTCTCCGCCGTGCTCAACCTGGTGGGCGCCTTCCTCAGCATCGAGGTCGCGCTCACGGTCACGAACGCGGTCGTGAAGATCCAGGACAAGTCGGGCGCCCCCGACCCGGCGCTGCTGCAGGGCGGCGGATCCGCGCTGCTGCTCATCGTGCTCGCGGGCCTCATCGGCGGCATCGTGTGGAACCTGCTCACCTGGCTGCTCGGCCTCCCGTCGAGCTCCTCGCACGCGCTGTTCGGCGGCCTCATCGGCTCGACGCTCGCGGGCCTCGGGCTGAACGGCGTGAACTGGGCGGGCGACGGATCCAAGCTCGACGGCGTCGTGGGCAAGGTGATCCTGCCGGCGCTCATGTCGCCGATCCTCGCGGGGGCGGTGGCCGCCGTCGGCACGTGGCTGGTCTTCCGCATCGTCGGCAACCTCGCCGGCCGCGGCCTCGACCGCACCTTCCGCATCGGCCAGATCGGCAGCGCCTCGCTCGTCTCCCTCGCGCACGGCACGAACGACGCGCAGAAGACCATGGGCGTCATCACGCTCGCGCTCATCGCGGCGGGCGGCTGGACCGACACGGAGTCGGTGCCGTTCTGGGTGAAGATCAGCTGCGCGCTCGCCATCTCGCTCGGCACCTACATCGGCGGCTGGCGCATCATCCGCACGGTCGGCAAGGGTCTCGTCGAGATCGACACGCACCAGGGCATGGCCGCCGAGAGCTCGTCGGCCGCGGTCATCCTCGCGTCCAGCCACCTCGGCTTCGCGCTCTCCACCACGCACGTCGCCACCGGGTCCATCCTCGGCTCCGGCGTCGGCCGGCCCGGCGCGCAGGTGCGCTGGCGCGTGGCGCTGCGCATGGTCGTGGCGTGGATCATCACCCTCCCGGCCGCCGCCCTCGTCGGCGCGGTCATGTGGTGGCTCGGCCACCTCATCGGCGGAGCGGCCGGCGGCATCGCGATGACGCTCGTGCTCGTCGCCGTCTCGATCACCGTCTACGTCCGCTCGCGCAAGGACGACGTGGGCGCGCACAACGTGAACGACGAGTGGTCCGACGAGAAGGCCGCCCGCCCCGCCCCCCAGCCCGCCGACGCCTGAAGGATCCCGCCATGCTCCCCCTCTTCCTCTCCGCGGTCGGCCAGGTCGCCCTCGTCGCCCTCGTCCTCGGCGCGGGCCTGCCCGCCCTCTTCGCGCTCGGGGTGCGGTCGTTCGCGCTCGCCAGCCCCGACACGAGCGGCCGCGTCGCCGGATCCGACTCCGCGCGCCGCATGCCGCCCGTCGTCCTCCGGGCGGTCGGTGCCCTCTGCTACGCGGTCGTCGTCCTCGCCGTGGTCGCGGGCCTCACGCTCATCATCGCGACGGGCTTCGGCCAGTCGGTGAGCTTCGAGCACGTCATCCCGACCTTCACCTCGAAGGGCTGATCATGACCGAGAGCGCATCCGAGGGCGGCGGGCCGGGCGACGGCGCGACCGGCGTCGTCGTCCCCGACCGCCACGACCGCGGCATCGTCCAGCGCGTCGTCGGCTGGCTGCGGGCGGGCTACCCGACCGGCGTGCCGGACCAGGACTACGTGCCGCTGCTGGGGATCCTCCGCCGCAGCCTCACCGCCGAGGAGCTCGAGCAGGTGGTCGACCAGCTCGTCGACGACGCCGTGGCGGCGGACGCGGCGGGCGAGGAGATCGGCCGGAGCCAGCTCCGCGAGCGCGTCGAGGCGATGCTGCTCGGCCCCGCGATGCCCGAGGACCTGGTGCGCGTCTCGGCCCGGCTGGCGGCGGCGGGCTGGCCGCTCGGATCCCCCGACGACCTGCACGAGCCGGACGCCGCCGGCGCGCGCGCGACCGAGCGCACGGGCCTCGTCTCCCGGATCGTCTCCTGGCTCCGCGCCGGCTACCCCGCCGGGCTCCCCGAGCAGGACTTCGTGCCGCTGCTGGCGCTGCTGCGTCGCCGTCTCAGCGACGAGGAGGTGCAGCAGGTGAGCGCCCGCCTCGCGTCCGAGGGCGGGCTGCCGGCCAGTCGCCTTGACGTCGCCTCCGCCATCGCGGGCGTCACCTCCGAGATGCCGTCGGACGCCGATGTCGAGCGCGTGCGCGCCTACCTCGAGGCGCACGGCTGGCCGGAGGGCTTCCGGATCTGACCCCGGCGGGGCTCCCGCACTTGCACTGCGCGCACGATGGTGCAAACATGCACTCCGTGACGACGAGTGCAACGGGACTCCGCGAGCGCCGCCGGGCGGAGACCTCGGCGCGTCTCACGACGCTCGCCCGACGCCTCACCGCCGAGCGCGGCCTCTCCGGCTTCACGGTCGAGGAGGTCTGCGACGAGGCCGGCGTCTCCCGCCGCACCTTCTTCAACTACTTCGCCTCCAAGGAGGACGCGCTCTTCGGGCGCTCCGCGCACGTCGACACCGCCGACCTCGAGGAGGCGTTCGTCGCGGCCGGCGACCCGCGGGATCCGGCGCTCTCGCCGACCCTCCTCGACGACCTCGCGGAGCTGTGCCTCGAGCGCTGGGCCCGCCTCGACACCGACGGCACCTCGATGCAGGACATGCACGCGGCCTTCCGCCGGGAGCCCGGCCTCCTCGTGCGCGCCCTCGAGGCCGCCATGGAGGACGAGGCGAAGGACGTGCTCCTCGTCGAGCGCCGCGAGGGGCTGCCCCCCGGCGACCTCCGCGCGTCCGTCGTCGTCCAGACCATGGGCTCGCTCGGCCGCGCGAGCGCGCGCGAGTTCCTCGTCCCCGGCAACGCCGACTCCATCCAGCTCATCCTGCGTCGGCGCCTCGACGCCCTCCGCGAGATCGCGCACCCCACCACCGTGACCACCCGCCAGCACGAACGGACCCCATGACCACCACCGCCCCGGCGCCCCTCCTGCTCACGCAGCGGCGCATCTGGATTATCTTCTCGGCCCTCATCGCCGGCATGCTCCTGTCGAGCCTCGACCAGACCATCGTCTCCACCGCGATGCCGACCATCGTCGGCGAGCTCGGCGGCGTCGACCACCAGGTCTGGATCACCACGGCCTACCTGCTCGCCACCACGATCGTCATGCCCATCTACGGCAAGTTCGGCGACGTGCTCGGCCGACGGAACCTCTTCCTCGCGGCCATCGCGATCTTCACGCTCGCCTCGGTGGGCTGCGCGTTCGCGACGGACTTCTGGACGTTCGTGGTGTTCCGCGCCGCGCAGGGCCTCGGCGGCGGCGGGCTCATGATCCTGTCGCAGTCGATCATCGCCGACATCGTGCCGGCCGACCAGCGCGGCAAGTACCTCGGCCCGCTCGGCGGCATCTTCGGCCTCTCGGCCGTCGGCGGCCCGCTCCTCGGCGGCTTCTTCGTCGACCACCTCACCTGGCAGTGGGCGTTCTACATCAACATCCCCATCGGGATCGCGGCCTTCGTCGTGGCGTTCATCACGCTGACGCTGCCGAGCAAGAAGGCGACGAAGCGGATCGACGTGGCCGGCGTGGTGCTCCTCTCGCTCGCGACGACGTGCCTCATCTTCTTCACCGACTTCGGCGGCGACACGGCATACGGCTGGGGATCGCTCGCCACCTGGGCCTGGGGCCTCGGCCTCGTGGTCGCGGCGTCGCTGTTCGTGTTCACGGAGTCGCGGGCGGACGACCCGGTGATCCCGCTGAGCCTGTTCCGGAACCCCGTCTTCGTGAACGCCACGGCCATCGGCCTCGCGCTCGGCATCGGGATGTTCGCGGCCATCGGCTTCGTGCCGACGTTCCTGCAGATGTCCACCGGCACGTCCGCCGCGGTCTCGGGGCTGCTGCTCCTGCCGATGATGGTCGGCCTCATCGGCATGTCGATCACGTCGGGCATCCTCATCAGCCGCACCGGGAAGTACCGGATCTTCCCCATCGTCGGGACGCTCCTCACCATGCTCGCGCTCGTGCTGATGACCTCGCTCACCGCCGAGACGCCCGTCTGGCTGATCTGCGTGTTCCTGTTCGTCTTCGGGCTGGGGCTCGGCCTGATCATGCAGGTGGTGGTGCTCGTGGTGCAGAACGCGGTGCCCGCGGCGCAGATCGGCACGGCGACCAGCACGAACAACTACTTCCGCGAGGTGGGCGCCGCGCTCGGCACGGCTGTGTTCGGCACGCTGTTCACGACGCGCCTCACCGAGAACCTCACCGGTGTGTTCGCCGGCGCCGGAGCGTCGCCCGACGCCGCCGCGAGCTCGGCCAGCAGCATCGACCCGCAGGCACTCAACGGGCTGCCCGACGCCGTGCGGGACGGGATCGTGAACGCGTACGCCGACGCGCTGGCGCCGGTCTTCTGGTACCTCGTGCCGTTCATCGCGATCGCGTTCGTGCTCTCGCTCGTGCTCAAGCAGATCCCGCTGTCGGACGTCGCTGGGCTCGTCGCCCGCGGCGAGGCGGTGGGCGGCGAGGAGGCCGAACGGCTCGAGGCGGAGCAGCGCGCGGGCGTCCGCGCCGGCACGAGCCCGGCGCAGGCGACCCGCCCGGACGCGGCCGATGATGCCTCGCGGGTCGCGGTGCCGTCGAGCGATGCGCGCGACGGCCGCCCCGAGCGCTGATCCCCGTCGACGGGATCACCCGTTGACACGGCCGCCCGCGGCTGGTCGACTCACGGCAGGGCCGTCGTCCCCTGAGGGGCGGCGGCCTGTCCCGTCCGCCCCGCACCACCGGAGGTCGCCGTGAGCGAGCCCATCGTCATCACCCGCACCTTCGCCGCCCCGCGGGAGCGCGTGTTCGACGCGTGGACCACGCCGGCCGACTTCTCCGCGTGGTTCGGCACCGCCGCGGTCGACGTGCCGCTCGACACCCTGCGCATGGACGTGCGCGTCGGCGGCGCGTGGAGCGCGGTGATGCGGCTGCCCGACGGCGGATCCATCGACTGGGCGGGCGAGTACGTCGAGCTCGACCGGCCGTCGCGCATCGCGATGACGATGACGGACCGGCCGGACGCGCCCGCGGGCGAGCCGCTCACGGTCGACCTCGAGGAGGTCGCGGGCGGCGCCTCGCGCATGACCATGACGCAGCGCGCGGGCGAGTTCACGCCCGAGCAGCGCGCGATGACGATCCAGGGCTGGAGCGCGTTCCTCGACGTGATGGAGGGGCTGGTCGCGCCGACCGGGTGACCGCTGCTGGTCGTGTCCGCATCCCATCCGCTGACTCGACCTCGTGATCAGCGGGGTCGCCATGGAACGCGAATGCGCCATGACGCCGATGTCACATGGACATTCCATTTAGCGCGTGTAACATGGGCGTTACATCACGAGGTGAGGGGAGCGAGCATGCGCGCATCGTGGTCGGCGGATCTCGGTCGCATCGCGCGCCAGCGGCGGTTGGACCTGGGGTGGTCGCAGGAGGAACTGGCCGCGAAGGCGGAGGTGACGCGTCAGTGGTTGACGCGCTTCGAGACGGGCAAAGGCGATCCCACGCTCTCGAAGGTGCTGCGCGTCCTACGGGCACTCAAGCTGCATGTGGATGTGGCCGCCGAGGAGCGTGTCGCGGTCACGCGGCCCCGCATGACGATCCCGGTCTACAAGCCCGCAAGCGTGGACACGTCTCATCTCGCTGCCGCCCTGGAGCAGTTCGCCCTCGTCGCTTCGCGGGTGAAGAAGCCCGATGAGAAGGCACTGGCGGCTGCTCTGGTCGCGATGCAAGACACCATGGCGGGGGCGATGGAACGGTTGTCGCGCTCCCAGCAGCAGATGCGGGGACAGGGGCAGCTCCCCTCCCGCTCCCGGTCTGCTCGCGGGGAAGATCATGAGGAGGCGAAGTGATCCGGGTCCTCGATGTGCGCCTATACGGCGTGCTCGTCGCCACCCTCGAACAGATCCGGCCGCGTGAATACGTCCTGGAATACACCAGAGAGTGGAGCGAAGAGGAAGATCTGCCTGTCTCACTGTCCCTTCCCGTCACGCAGCGGCGGCATGAAGGGGCAGTGGTGTTCCACTTCATCGACAACCTGTTGCCGGACAGCGGCCCTGTGCGCGATGCATGGGCGAGGGAGGCGGGACTCGCGGACACGGAGCCGTTCCAGCTGCTCGCCGTACACGGTGCAGACGTCGCTGGTGCCCTGGAGTTCTACCCGGCAGGGGAGGAATCCCGCTCGGACGGTCATCTGGAACCGCTCAGCCACGAATCCATAGCCGAGCGCATCCGGGCCATTCGAGACGATCTGCCCGACCCGGCGCTCGTGGAAGGCGAGGCAGGCCGTTTCTCCCTGGGAGGCGCCCAGGGCAAGTTCGCCCTGGCTCTCCGCGGAGGCGAGTGGTTCGCACCGACCGGCGTGCACCCGTCCAGCCACATCTTCAAGCCCAAGGTCGGTGCCCTCGCTGACGGGGAGATCATCGAGCACGTGACGATGACGGCGCTACCGTTGCTCGGCATTCCCGCCGCCCGGACCGAGATGCTGGACTTCGACACTGAGCGGTCCCTCGTGGTCACCCGCTTCGATCGACAACCCGCGGCGGACGGCGGCCTGACGCGCTTCCATCAAGAGGACCTCGTGCAAGCGACCGGCACCCCGCGGTTGAAGAAGTACCAGAAGGACGGCGGCCCGGGATATCGCGACATCCTCGGCCAGCTCAGCCGCATCCCGGACAGCGAGATCTCCGCGCTCGCGAGATCCCGATTCGTCGAGGCGCTCTTCGCTTCGTGGTTCCTGCTGAACACCGACGCCCACGGCAAGAACTTCTCGCTGAGGCACGCTGCTCCCGCGTTCGATCTGACCGAGATGTACGACTTCTCGTCCCTGTTGCCCTACATCCGGCCACGGGGAGATGCGCCGCGAGACCTGCTCCATGCCTTCGGTGCGACGCGGATGTCCATGGCCATCGCAGGGCGGTATGAGGCGGAATCGATGGGTGCCTTCGAATGGGCCGCGGTTGCGCGAGAAGCGGGCATGCCGGGCGATGCGTTCATCCAGTGGGCCAAGGACTTCGTGTCCATCGCGCCCGCCGTCTTCCGTCTCGTCGCGGGGGGCCTGCGCGAGGCGCATCGGACGTCGACCGTCGAGACGATGCTCGATCGGTTGGAGACGCGCTCCGAGCAAGTGCTGCGCATCTTGGATCGGGAGATCCGCATCTGATCCCACCTTCCACGCGAGAGGGCGATCCAGGGCTGGGCGCGTCGCTCGACGCGGTGGAGGGGCTGGTGGCCCCGACGCTCTAGCGCGTGCGGCTGGCGGCCCGGTCCTGTCGCGGCCGCCGCACCACGCCGACCGCGGTGATCCCCGCCGCGCCGAGCGCGAACGCGAGGACCGCGAGGAACGGCAGCTCGTCGGCCGACATGCCCGTGGCCGCCAGCGTGTCGCCGCGCGCGGCGGAGGCGTCGGCGGCGGCGAGCTCGGCGGGCGAGCCGGGGAGCCGACCGGGGTCGGAGGCACCGGGCGAGGTCGTCCCGGGATCCACCACGGCGGCGCCCGTGAGGCAGCGGCGCACCTCTCCGACGTCGTAGAACAGCGAGCCGGCCGCGATGGGCGTGCAGCCCGCGCGGAACGGGATCGCCTTCTCGTCGTAGAGCATGCGCACGATGGCGCGGCCGCTCGCGTCGCGGAAGACGTCCCACTGCACGTTCGCGGCCATGGGCGTGACGGTCTCGCCGCGCCAGGCGTTCGTCGCGTACGTGTACGGGGCCTCCGGCGTCACCGGCTGCGTCGAGCCCGGCAGGCCGAGGAGCGCGGCGAACGGGATGATCGTCTCGGCGTGCGCGAAGCGGAAGGTCGCGGCGGTGGAGGATCCGGCGAGCCGCGCGTCCATCGAGTCGAGGAAGTCGTCGAGGAGCGGCGTCGCCATCCGGTAGGTGATGTCGCTGCCCTGGAACGCCGGGCCCTTCGAGTAGAAGTCCTCGGAGTCGAGCAGGTAGGCGAACCACTCGGTGTCCGCATCGTCGCCGGAGAAGTAGCGGTCGAAGTCGACGCTGACCTCCTCCGTCATGTCGGGCGCGATGATGTAGAGGTTGTAGAGCATCATCGCGGCGTCGAGCTCGTCGTCGACGTGGGTGCCGCCGTCGCCGCCGTCGACGAAGTGGTACTGCCCGGCCGCGAGGCGGTCGACGAAGGCGGGCGTGTAGATCCGCTCGAGCAGGCGGCGCGCGGCCTCGTGGCTGCGGGGCTGGGCGTAGATGGCATCGACCGCGGCGGTCACCGCGGGCCCGTCCTCGTAGGCCTGGTAGTCGGCGTTGGCGGCCGACTTGTGGAAGTAGAGCGTGGCGGGGTCCTTGGCGATGTCCTTCGGCAGGTGCGAGGCGAGGAGCGGATCCGCCCGCTTCAGCCCCTCCGCGAACGCCGTGCCCGACGCGGTGGCGCGCGCCTCGCCCGAGCTCTCCAGCGCGACGGTGTCGGATCCCGCATCGATGGCGGCGAACAGCGACGGCAGCCGCTCGACGACGCGTGCGCCGATGCCGCGGTGCTGGTCGGCGCCCTGGCCCGTGAGGTTGCCGTAGCCGAGCTTCTTGTTCGCGGCCGTGAGCTTCGCGACCTCCGGGCCGAGGGTCTGGCCGAGCGTCGTGAGCGCGCCCTCGGAGCGGGCCTGCTCCCACACCTGCGTGGTGAGCGAGTCGTACTTGAAGCTCGAGAGTGCACGGGATCCGTGGCGCGCGACCGACTCCGTGTAGACGGGCGCGAACCCGGCGGGCGCGGGTGCGAGGTCGGCCGCGGTGCCCTGCGGGGCGTACGGGGTCTTGCTGCTGTAGTACGGGCGGTCGGCGGTGCCCGTGCCGGCCGCGGCGCCGGTGCCCGTGCCCGTGTCGGTCGCGGCGAGCGCCGGGAGGGCGGATCCGCCGCCGGCGATCCCGAGGGCCAGCGCGAGCGCGACGGAGGCGGACAGGCGGCGGCGGGTGCGGAGGCGCATGGGTTCCTGCTGGAGCGGGCGCGGCGCGGGGTGCGCGCGGCGGCGGGTGCGGGTCGGTCGCGGGTGCGACGGGGCCGACGCTAGGCGGATCGCATGACGCGGCGGTGTCCCGACGCTGAACGGGAGGGGCGACGGCCGCGGCGCCGGGTGCGCGTCGGGGCCGGCCGGGTCGCCCGTAGGGTGAGAGGACGCGCACGAGGGGAGTCGGATGATCGGGGTGCTGACCGGCTTCGCCATCATCGGCTTCATCATCGCCGTGGGCTACGGCGTCGGCCGGTCCGGGATCGCGGGGCCGGGCGCCCAGCACTCCCTCAACCGGGTCGCGTTCTTCGTCGCGACGCCCGCGCTGCTGTTCACCGTGCTCGCGAAGGCCGACCTGCACGTGGTGTTCTCGGCGTTCCTGCTCACGTCGGCGAGCGCGGTGGCCGTGGCGGCGATCCTCTACCTGGTGGTGGCGCGGATCCTCTTCCGTCGGCCGGTCGCGGAGACCACCATCGGCGCGGCGTCGGCGAGCTACGTCAACGCCAACAACATCGGCCTGCCGGTCGCGATCTACGTGCTCGGCGACGCCCAGCTCGTGGCGCCCGTGCTGCTGCTCCAGCTGCTGGTGCTCGCGCCGACGACGCTCACGG
Proteins encoded in this window:
- a CDS encoding SDR family oxidoreductase → MSVDGRVVVVAGASSAAGRAVCAELTAAGARVVAVGTDAGRLADVDAERREVCDLADHAAVVDLAARIRADLGGVDGLIHLVGGWRGGNGLEGQTDDDWDFLHERLVTTLRNTTRAFDADLQSSDAGRLAIVSSTAVQRPYPGGANYSTAKIAAETWVRAVDRGFSKAGSPARTTIFVVKALGGLEEALARRVVGLWTSVPPERDLIEG
- a CDS encoding DUF6421 family protein, yielding MSSAAAPAAVIGEPEVVEDASTVASSPAWLALKDAAVALQPMQAKDGSIPEAAHHAEAARLITVIRDSVRALAPLFPHDAAYLAALDVDFARWVDQGLGVPDFLDALTAFQPQRDRVDGIRHLVVFPMTTQNGSASRLVEAVLIEVVWPKFVAELEAGDYGNALFVPIRFVDFTPGYDTNSAVLFPETVAMREVPTFTWGAIFADREAARFRRVVRHAAEVTKLELPEDARRLLDDQRLAEETFVMWDLIHDRTHMRGDLPFDPFMIKQRMPFFLYSIEELRCDLTAFREAVRIQRRLAAVDPAERTAADDALLERAGMVQHAVIFDRIFRFAITGSRVRNYDGLGGQLLFAWLHQHHVLHWTDTRLTIDWDDVADVVVALADRVNDLYWRSIDRPKTAHWLAAYAMVTETVTPHPASTWAKGPDALPLDGPPKGLTDLVLDDEFPLSMFFEALEKKMRDVISSTAGITGQAA
- a CDS encoding GNAT family N-acetyltransferase — translated: MTSTSPTDTADAAATPEVRLVPVDVDAEVDGIRAFLTGNAFPFHMRPRPTAAEVDARIADGDFAGPAHAALWIDVEGHGRVGLAVLDDLEDPGVLLDLRLAEAWRGRGLGAPVVRALTAHVFRTYPHVTRFEAQTRDDNRAMRRVLVRAGFVKEAHYRDGWPVAGGEPRASVGYAVLRRDHETGTTTPVPDDDEA
- a CDS encoding inorganic phosphate transporter; translated protein: MDPFILLVLVVITALAFDFTNGFHDTANAMATSIATGALKPKVAVTLSAVLNLVGAFLSIEVALTVTNAVVKIQDKSGAPDPALLQGGGSALLLIVLAGLIGGIVWNLLTWLLGLPSSSSHALFGGLIGSTLAGLGLNGVNWAGDGSKLDGVVGKVILPALMSPILAGAVAAVGTWLVFRIVGNLAGRGLDRTFRIGQIGSASLVSLAHGTNDAQKTMGVITLALIAAGGWTDTESVPFWVKISCALAISLGTYIGGWRIIRTVGKGLVEIDTHQGMAAESSSAAVILASSHLGFALSTTHVATGSILGSGVGRPGAQVRWRVALRMVVAWIITLPAAALVGAVMWWLGHLIGGAAGGIAMTLVLVAVSITVYVRSRKDDVGAHNVNDEWSDEKAARPAPQPADA
- a CDS encoding DUF3349 domain-containing protein encodes the protein MTESASEGGGPGDGATGVVVPDRHDRGIVQRVVGWLRAGYPTGVPDQDYVPLLGILRRSLTAEELEQVVDQLVDDAVAADAAGEEIGRSQLRERVEAMLLGPAMPEDLVRVSARLAAAGWPLGSPDDLHEPDAAGARATERTGLVSRIVSWLRAGYPAGLPEQDFVPLLALLRRRLSDEEVQQVSARLASEGGLPASRLDVASAIAGVTSEMPSDADVERVRAYLEAHGWPEGFRI
- a CDS encoding TetR/AcrR family transcriptional regulator; translation: MHSVTTSATGLRERRRAETSARLTTLARRLTAERGLSGFTVEEVCDEAGVSRRTFFNYFASKEDALFGRSAHVDTADLEEAFVAAGDPRDPALSPTLLDDLAELCLERWARLDTDGTSMQDMHAAFRREPGLLVRALEAAMEDEAKDVLLVERREGLPPGDLRASVVVQTMGSLGRASAREFLVPGNADSIQLILRRRLDALREIAHPTTVTTRQHERTP